Below is a window of Rhodamnia argentea isolate NSW1041297 chromosome 11, ASM2092103v1, whole genome shotgun sequence DNA.
AACACGCCAACCAGGCCGATGGAGGAGAGCATAAGGGGGAGCGTGTATGTGACGATGATGTCGCCGGTCCAGAACGTGAGCGCGCAGATCGCAATGCAAATGCCACGCACCCGAGTAGGGAAGATCTCGGAGCACAGGATGTTGGGGATGGGCCCAAATCCCATGACAAAGCAGCAGAAGTAGACAATGACACTGGTAGTCGAGATCGTGGCGTTCACGACGCTGCTAATGTTGATGACGCTGCCGAGGACTAAGATGAGCAGCGAGACTATCAGGACAGGGATCGTGGATAAAAGTAGCGACCTGCAAACAAGAAAGCGTTTCCAGTTATGTATACGAGAATCATCCGGTGATTGATTGGCATCTTTCTGAGCAGATCATTCGTGTGGTTCATGTTTGAGTTCTGGTTGTCTTAAGACCAGCTTCATAAATCTAGACGCAAATTTGAGGAGATAGTTTACCTTCTGCCAGAGACATCCATTAGCCTCATAGCAACAACGATACACGGGAGCATCAACAATGTAGTGAGACCGCTTATGAGAAGAGATGCAGAAGCAGAACTGAGCCCCAAATTAGATAGGAGGACTCCGACACCGGCTTGCTCGAGAATCTGCGGCGTGTAGTAGAGAACCCCATTTATGCCAGAGAACTGCAGGAACAAAAGAATTTGGTGAATGTCATAAGCAAATTTCTGCTCTAGATTAGGTAACCAAAGTTCAAAGAAAGAACTGCTCAAAAAAATCAGCCAATGCCCGGAGTTTTTAGTATGGAAAAATGCTGAATTTGTCGTGCGGTCCTCAACAAAACGACTGTGATTCTTGTGCATTAGCATATGCTTTTCATCATCGTTGAGCTAGATTTTCCACCTGTTGAAGGATCTGaattccaattccaacaaaCAGCGCGCGCTTCACTCCCGGTTCGAATAAGTCGTACCAGCTTGGCCCTTTAGTGCCGGTTTCCTGATTCCTGTTCATGACTGCCTCAACTGGATTCTGACCCATGAATAGTCCCTCTGGACCAATGACAGACCGGCTCACTAGAGCAGAAGCGTGAACCAGGTCACCTCCTTCCGGCATCATACTACCAGTGACTGAGAGCATCGAACCAAGCCTCGAGGCTGCAGGGCCATCCTGATGCAGGTAAACTCTCTGAAGCCCTCCCTCCTTTTTCCCATTCCCTCCCCCCTTCTCTGACCACTTCCATGCTAACTGCCAACCTCCACCGATGTCAGTGCTGCTGCCGCCGAGTTGCTCGCCACCTTCCAGGATGATGCTACCTTGTCTCACGCTGAAACTGTGGCCGCTTCCAGTGGCACCCATGCCTTCCTTGTTGTCCGTGGAAGTCGCTTGGCGGGACAATAGAGGGCTCCGCAGGTTGTCGTTGAAATCTGCTGCGTCATGGTCGGACGCACTGTCCGCGGCATCCCTTTGGCTTTCCACGTCGGAAAGGTCGTTCTGGTTGGTGGGATGTTCCGCCAGTCCGAATATGCTCCCCATGGTGGGGAAGAGCATGCTTCCTGTCTCCGGGAGCTTCTCGTGGATGCTGCTAAACATAGGGACGAGCGGATCCATCAGAGGAATGCTTTGGTTGTTGATCAAGCTGGCATGGCGGGACATGCTCAGGGTGCTCTGTCCAGTTACTGGTTTGGCGATCCATGATTGCTGATTCGGCGGCTTGTGCCCATTAATTTGAGACATTCCCAACTTATGCTTGTCGACTTCCTCGTCGGCAGGGCCAATAACGTATTCTTCTAAGGATGTGTTGGCTCCAACTCCTAGTCCTTCGACTAGCAATGCCAACTCACCTGAAACAGTCAGCAGCAAAACATCATATGTTAATCCGGAGGCTAAGGGTAAGACCTTTATCGTGAATTGATCAGACAGTGAATCATATCGTCAGATGAGCTTTTATCTTCACTAAGGCACACTAGGAGATTTGTTTATCATGACAATCTGGTGTAACCTCTGAGGTATGAAATATTTCGACATACCCGAGACATCTTCCTTCCCGCGCAACCTCTGAAGGACCCGATTGGCCTCGACCATCCTGCCTTTACTGACAAGCCACCGAGGAGATTCGGGCAAGAAAAATAATGCCAATCCGATATAGACTAGAGAGGGGATAGAGAGCACACCCAGCATTAGCCTCCAACTCGGCGAATCCATCAAGGACATTCCGAATACCATGCAATAAGAAAGGAACATTCCGCCGGAACCGGTGAACTGAGGCAGGGTATTCAAGAGCCCCCTGATCTCGGGCGGAGCAGTCTCGGATATGTATACCGGAACAAGAGTGACGGCGAGACCGATCCCAAATCCGTCCAGGAGCCTTCCCAGAAGCAAGACATAGACATTGGGAGCCCACAGCATCACCAAACTGCTGAGGAAGTAAAGAACCGAAGAGATGATCATCATGGGGCGCCGTCCGATCGAATCCGACACGGGCCCTGAAAACGTCGTGATTACTGTTGCCCCTATGAGCGACATAGCCACTATCAGCCCTTCAATCGTGGGTTGACTTTCCAAATCGAATTCCTTCTTGATGTAAAGAACCGCCCCTGCAAAATACCCAACAATCCTAGAGTTTTCAGATTCATCACGTTATGGAAGATCATGCCTGAACAACCGAACCAATCGTCTAACACACAACCATTCAAAACGAAGAGAAGACGCCAATCCCTATCAGTACCTGCGATGGTGGCATTGTCCCATCCCTGCAACAAATTGCCGACTGCAGCGGCAACCGCCACGAGCACAGCTCCACTCATCTCTCTCTATATTTGCCGGGCTCAGAGAATCGAAATTGCCCGAACTTGGAATCGGAGAGACAATCCGTACAACGGCACGGAAGAAATGCTTTCAATCTAAGAGCCCTTTTTTCAGAGTCATCACAATCGGCTCCTCGCCCACCGCGATAGAAGCACCCCTCTAAACGAATACCCTCTTTGAGGAACTAAACGCATCGAGACAACCTGCCAAACCCAGGAAAGATAAAACaggagaaaagaaacgaaaagaaaataaaaaaaaaagcgttcTTGAGATCTGAAAACGGCAATGTAACAGAACAGAGACAGATCAGagatgcgagagagagagagagagagagagagagagagagtctctggCAGAGCACACTTGGTGTGACACTGGACCGAGAAACTTTCTTCGGATTTATTGACGTAGGACACAAAATCGGCTAATGCATAAGAAATTGTTAACCGGAAAGAGCGGAGGGGGTTGCAACGTTGTACAGTTCCAATTTTGGAAGTTGGCGGGAATATCTTGCCAAGCCTCCCTGTTCGAGTTCGTTTGCTGTACAGAGACCATATCTGGAAGATCCGGGTTCCTAGGACGGTGATTCGCTGACCTGTTCCTCCGTCATTTTGAACGGCTCAAAAATcaccttggaaaaaaaaaaaagttcaacacaaaaaacagaaacgaaaagaacaaaaaaaaaaacaaaaaattcgaGGATGGAAGAAGAACAGGAACGCGAAAGCATTTTGCAATAggcaagaagaaggaaaacatcAATGGAGGCGAAGATTTTTGATGCTCGATCGAATGACGAGATCTTCATTTTGTTATAGGCGTTAAATTAGATTCTAAGAATGCGTCTATTCGGCGGAAAACTTCGTAACAAAGGAAAATGTAATTCGTGGAAACCATTTCTAGGGAAGATGTTTGACCTCTTCTTTTCAAATTATGGAATTCTTtgtccgaaaaaagaaaaaagattgtggaattcattttcctaactttTAAGCATACATAATTACTTCGACCATAAACGATTTTCCATTGGCTAATAATTTTCGGCAAACCAAACGGGCGAAAAAAGTCCGAAAAAACTAATTCGCTGAAAATTCTTTCGCTCGAATAAACACAGCCTAAATTGGAATGTTAATGATGCGTTCTATCTCCGTGGGATTCTTATCTTGTATCGGACCAACTTaccaaagaagaagagggcaCGCCAAATTAGGCATGCTCAGATGCGCATTTCTGTCATGAAAATTACATTTGATGTTCATGcgcgagaaaaaaaataagaattttaaaaagaatatttCCCAAGTTCGCTAATAATGGTTTTCCGCCCAAAAAGATTTGTTGAAAGGATGATTGAAAAATGTCGATTATTCCTGTCTACTTTGGATAAATTATAGAGTTTTGGCGTGGTGGGCTTGGAATGGGCTCGTTGAGAAAGGTCAGACTTGATCTACCCActcacttcatttttttcaagataTTGACGTCAATTCATATCTCCTAACATGGgggaaaaattatatatataaaaaaaagacctCCATCCTTGGCCGTtgtcggccgccgccgccgatgcACTCGACCATCACCAATCTAGCCATCGGCCAATTACAGCCATCACCACACTTCCACTGGTGGCCAAATCGCTCAACACTGGCGACCAAAAATTATTCTCCAACACTAAAACGTCAACTAAAACTAGAACTAGACCATCAGtgctagacgtggccggttcctaggcccaatggctcttttcccccaagcctcctcctcctttttttttttaaagcggggttggaaccatgggcccggtcaatgggccggtcaAGGGCCCACTGTTCCATAGTTTGTGAGAGTGCTTGAGCGTAAAGCGAAGCCTGTGATTTGTAGGGGAAGTAGAAATTTGTGGAGGAGCAACATCTAAACGTTTTCAACTATAACAATGACGGATTCCGGCTTTCTTTTCGTGCTGTTAGAGTTAAATTAGagatggcaaaatgggtctacaaTCCATATATTAACccatatttaataatttaagtcataaataggttgcatttagttttaaaaataattttaagtgAGCCATAATGTGATAGTTATGCTTAACCATTTTAAGTGAGTTGTAAACAAgtattctgaatttttaatttttttgaatttttgtaaatattacattattttattttatttttatttttattgtttcttcTAAGTCGCCGGCCAACCCTAGCCAGCCAAAAGGCAAGGgccgttattttattttcaaatttttatttttttatttattttatgttattttgtgTTTTATCACCGGTCTCCAATCGGCGGCCcgcaaaggaagaaggaaattctaccatttccttaaaaaaagagaaaaatagaaatttataagaaaaaaaaattatattgaattaatatataagtgttttagtaatataggtCGGATCGAGTATGGGTCATATTGGTTATTAATCGCTATATTTGTAATGTATGGAAATGGGTTAATATGAGTctttttgaaagaatttttcaaGGAGAAAGAGATCCTTTCTCTCGATATCAGTTGATCCACATACCACCATTAGGATAAATTCTCTCATTTGTGCCTCatagaaagaagggaaaatgccaaaaaagggccccaagcgtacttgttttctcaattaagggcctgaagtacaacttgtgtcaaagaagggcccaaagtgcctttttttattcaaacaagGGCCCGAATGGGgacacttttgtctttttacattttgtaattgttttcctttttttcttctatttttttccttttgttctcctcctcctcaccgGGGGGCCGTGGGCCGAGCGGCCGCAAGGGCTTGCCCCACTCGGCTCAAGCGAGGGTCGGCTGAGCCGCCGAAATGGCGGACGGCGAGGAcacggcgacggcggcggcaagGCCGAGGTGGAGGCAGTGGTGGGGGTCAAGATCCGGTTGAGGGCGAGCTTCGCGTTCGAGATCGTCGCTCATCGCGGCCgaagcgaccttgcacccgtctgcggccgGCGACGAGAGAGTCGCGGGccgagcggccgagatcgcgggcggcgaggacgcggggcggagagaCCGAGGCGGAGATCCTCGCGTCGCTCATCGCCGCCGAAGCAACCTTGCACCCTTCTGCGATCGGCGACGAGAGATCCGCGGGATGAGCAGCCGAGATCGCGAGCGGAGAGGACGCGGGGCGAAGAGACggaggcgggggtcctcgcgtcgctcatcGTGGTTGAAGCGATCTTGCACCCGTTTGCGGCCGACGACGAGAGAGCCGCGGGCCGAGCagccgagatcgcgggcggcgaggacgcggggcggagaggccgaggcgggggtcctcaCGCCCGTTTGCGGCTCACTACTGGCTAgtgcaaggggaagaagaaagaagaaaaggaaaaaaacagaagaaaaaaaaggaaaacaatcacaaaatgtaaaaagacaaaaatgtccccgTTCGAGCcctcatttgaataaaaaatggcacttgaggcccttttttgacacaagttgcacttcaggcccttaattgagaaaacaagtacacttggggcccttttttggcattttccctagAAAGAACTCTCAAGAGAACCACTCGTTTGACAAGTATGGTTAGAGCTAAGAAAGTGGAGTAAGCTAAGTAGACTAATCAAGCCACTATAAATTTGCTTTTATCTCTTCTATTCCGAGTTTAACTTTCTATAGATAAAACAAACTTGTTTTATATTGCTTttctttcgtaaaaaaaaatcaatgatttaaaaagcatttttttttatagacaaTTATCTGTATCCTTAGAAAAGTTAGTTAACTTTATCATTATCAATGATAAATAAATCTGatggtaaaatatttttcgttaatttATTTTCGCAAGTGGTGCAATTGGTCCTATTTATGAAAAGTGTTTTCCAAATAGTTAGAATTAAGCGGAACAAATACACCCTTCATTTATACTCTGTTTATACCTTGGTTAAATCTTGCTcacaattttttaaaactttttcatAGCAACCACCAATTAGTTGTTGTCTTCAGTCCATTTCAAGATTATCTATTATCCcattgcattttaattttttttcaatttcgggCTAGAATCCAATTCAAAAAGAGATTTTGAGATCTATATAATTTGAACAAATGATACATAATCAAGCAAGATAATTTTCGTCATTGTTATTGATTAAGCTTTCGAAACACAAAAAGAATATACATGTAAATCTCTATCTAATAATTTAGAGATAATTGCACaaatagttcttgaactttgactcaatgcGCTGTCTCgcccttgaatttttaatttgtttagtgtgatctctaaactttagtCTAATGCGCCATATcttccctgaatttttaatttgttcaatgttgtctctgaacttttgatacatatgcAATCAATTCAGAGACCATTggtgtcattttctcaaaaatttatTACTCTTGATTGGATATTCTAATTTCTAATTGCCAAAGTCATAATTCCGATTTCGGTCAATTCTGTATTTGTTTGTCAAGTCCCTCAATGAAAGATAGATATTATCTTGAGCTTTAACGAATTTCACTCAAATAATTTGAGTATGTGAATAAAGAAAATTCTACTGAATAGGATTTTAAACATAAAGTTAAATGGACGATGTATGTTACCTGACGACAAGTATTTATATCTCATAAAGTGACATATATAAACTATTTAGTGCAAGAATTGATTGCACCGATAAAGAAATTGGAAGAAATAGAATCAAAATAACAGCTATTTATAGTTTAATATGCGTGCACCCTGTAAGATTAACATATGAACAATACCTAGTTTTCGAAAATGTTATACTTAAGGCCGTTTCGTTACATTTAACATAGACAATTAATTTTTACATATTTAAACGTAAATACtaatttttcttgtgacaaCACTCTTCAGACGATTATGGATAAAATTGATCTAGGGAAAGCTTACATAATCCATTATTTTGAAAGCAAACTTAGTTTTCTTAACaagaaaagtgattttgattatgtcGGATTTTAGATTAATGGAAGAAAACTTTAGGGCCAAAATACTGTTCCATTTACAGCCTAtgtatttccttcttcttcaccacAAAATTGATAAGAGCTATTAGTGCTTTAGAAACTTCGTCAAAGATGAAATTCTAAATTCAACTGCAGTCCATATTATTACGATAAATAATCATCGTTCGTATATGATGAGATAATAGCAATTGGCGCCTTTGAAATTCGTTTCAATTTTTaacaattgaaattttccttttaatgttTTGGCGAAGCAGATGTGTCTGACGTTGTTTCTAGctagttcttttttattttatctgtACAATTTACGTTTGAAAAATACAATCTAGAAGCTCAATATAAAATGTCCAATTTGAATGATTTCATTGtttaaaaatgaaacaaaatatAAAGGAATCCAAACGGCACCTTATTGTTACATTACTCTTGCTTtgaatttatctcaaacttgcCGTAAATTCTAAAACTGAAGCTATGAATTCACTAATTTCAAAGGTGCCATGTTTAAAAACTATCTCATCCTTTCTAGCTCCACTCCTACTAAAATTGAAAGCAATTTCTCCCCGAAGATCCACTAAATTTGATGTTTTAATATATCTAAACTtagaggaaaaattatcaaaaaagttcaaaaccttttgtaactgtgtcaattcaatcataagcatATCTTTTaaccaattgaatcctaaacattttacatttataccTATTCAGTCTATCCAGataattttagctgaaaattgctgatgtggtgTTGCCAGCATTGACgtgtcaatttttaataatatctctcgaatttttttttgttctttctcttctttttttccttccctcgtTCGTCCAACCACCTTGGTGATTGGCCGGAGGGGTGGCCGACCACGCCTCTAGCCGGCCGACAAGGTCGGTGACCGATTgtaggaagaagggaaagaaaaaagaagaagaaaaaaacaagaaaaagcaaaacaaaaattgCACGTTTAGGGATTAGATTgaatatgtactaaaagttcaaagTTCACattaaaataacattaaaaattgtcacgttagCACCAGCAGCGCCACGTCAATGTCGGCAGGccaaattggccggatagactgaatttgcacaaatccAAAAGGTGTAAGACTCGATTAAccaataaaaagatttagaactaaattggcacaattgcaatagatctAAAACTTATTTGGCAATTCTCCCCAAATTAAAACACGAGATGCGGAGCACAATCACACGCAAGCTACAAGACGTCAAGCGTTATAAATCCTCCTGAGCAAGGGCGAAAAACTTCACTTCTTATTGCAATTCGCTGGAATTCCATCCATGTTAGGCGGAGGACTCGAATtgcaattttataaaaattaagtGTGCAAAGCACAATTAAACTAAAGTTCAGGGTACAAACTGTAATTTCCTCGAAAGATGAATCCAAATCCAGTCAAAGATTCCGACTCCGACTAGGCCTCGAATCAGTTACACTTCTTGACTTCGGGCAGGACTTCGTCAGGTGCAAGTCAACACTAATCAGGCGGAATTAAGCTACGCTTTGCATGTTTACCTCTTAATCACCCGCTAatcacattttaaaaaaaaaatcaaattaacgCGTTTCAGATGGGTAAAGATCCGATACTGAACAACCGCCACACTTAATCATTATAAATAAACACGAGATCACCTCTTTCAAAAATCCTCATGTTCCTCTACTAAAGATTGAAGAAAGCTTCTGGTCATCCTATCAAAGATGTGGGACGTTCTTTCCTGCTTCTTAAGCCCTCTCTTGTGCCTGCTCATGATCGATTCCTCGCAGAAGGCTATGGCGAATCCCGAATCGGCCGATCTTCAAGAACCCGAGGGCCACTGCAAGAATGGTTGTTGCGCCGGCATCTGGACTTTCCAAGAGAACCAGCGGTTCGAGAGCGCCTTGGCTACGTTATCCGGCCCGATGGACATCTCCTTGTTATGTGATTTCGTCAAGAAGATCACTCCCGAGTTCCCCGGGAAGTCGGCCGAGCAGCTAGGGAGGCATCTCGAGGCGCTGTGGCACGACGTGGACTTGATAGAATCAGGTGAAGTCACGTTCCCGGGGCAATGGCCGGCGGACGAGGAAGGCGGGCGTGGGCGCGAACGGAAGAGAGGGATGGCATGGACTAAAGAAGAACACGAGTATGATCTTCATCCACAGTTGCCATCCATGTTCTTTTTTCCACTCCTTCATGGGAGTTCAGTAAATTATGTCACATGTTGTAtaacgatttgaaaaaaaaaaattcttttaatcTTTGGAATAATTAGTCAGTGTAGTATCGTAATTTTTCCGTGTTGTGATTATGGTGCGACGGCTCAATTCGGGACGTCGAACCCGGATCATATTTTCTGATCATCGACGAAATTCCAGGCGATTTCTAAGCGGATTGGAGATATACGGCAGAGGGGATTGGAAGAGCATCGCCAGGCACGTCGTGGTATCGAAGTCGCCGACGCAAGTAGCTAGTCACGCGCAGAAGTACTTCAATCGCAAGGACCGCGCGGAGGAAGAAAAGCTTCGCCGGAGCATCAACGACACTCACAGCATCAACGATACTCCCGGCATTGGCCACATCGGAGCGATGGCGTCCATGTCCTCGAGCTTGCCATCTGCCCGTTATGCCGATAGTTCCGAGCGCCTCGACTCCTGAGAGCAGATATCCCTGTGCAGCTTCTCTGCTTGATCGATTGCGTCAGGCCGTTGTTGCGATCTTTGAATCTTTCGAAAAGTTTCACGTTTGGTTctgtgtcttttttttcttttctcattcaCTTAGGAGAGTCGTTCCTCTCAGACGAGGTCGTGAAGATCGCGGTCAAGTTTGGGGGACCTGTTGGTGCTGGAGTAGTTTCTGTTGTTTTCATGGGATACGACGGCCATACTGTAGGCTCGGAACATGCACATCTCAGTTACTTTTACAATCCGAGGCTCTTTGTTTtgggaattattttttttatttttattttttttttgcgaaaacattttcctcatttaaaAATCTAGgcttaaattcagaaaaatgaatttctatctaagaaattggaaattatttttcaaaatatgactagATATCGGCTTTTTTGATTGAAAGCTCTACGTTTGGTCTCCATCCCCAATGCTTGTTCTCGGGTCCAAGTAGGCTAGATGTGGCCGgctccgggtttggaaccgccggttccggttctggttcagaaccaccggttcctaggcccaatggctcttttcccccaagcctcctccttttttttttttttatataaaaaagccgtgttggaaccgtgggcccggtcaacgggccggttccaggcccacggttccatatggCTATGTCTAAGGTAGGCCAGGGTTCATCAAGGCCAAGCTTAGGTCAGGGCTTGAGTCCACAGCTGTTGGGCTGGGATACCAGTGCCCGTGGCCATGCTTAGGACTACAATACCGTTGctaaagactcggcccaagtcCATAGAGCCTGGTGTTCTTGCTCGAATCGCTAACACTCTTTGGCTCACGTCTATTAAGACTGGGCTCAAGACCTCAATGCCCGTGCCCAGGACTAGGTCCGTCAATACCGGGACCGTGATCCCAATGCTCATGGACAGACTTGAGACTCCGGCGCCCACGCCAAAGTCCATCGAGGCCAAGCTCATGGCCATTCATAAGCTCGAGTCCCCGACACCCAAGCCCAACTCCATCGAGGCTAGGATCTGGACAACGAAGCCAGTGCATCGATCCTCAATGCCCGGGTCAAGGCCCATTAAGGCCAAACCTGAGACTCTAGTGCTCATACTTGGTTCCTCGGGTGCCTATATATAAGTTACTAGCGCTTGAATAATGTATGTCTATCTAGGAAAATCACAACGAAATAGTAGAGGCAAACTTAAGACGGgctttcaagaggaatacacaTTGGGTATTACAAATACTATGGAATGTGTATATGTTGAGGGAAGATATTGAACACAATGAAAATAAAGTGAACACTATAAGGCTTCGctcgtttcgtgaaaaataattttcagaaaaatattttccggattTTTCGATCTTCGGTTTATGGAAAATAAACgaagtaagaaaaataattttcacccATGCATTCAAAACTGGGAAAAATGATTCCTCTAGCAAGGCGAGGCTTGAGCTCACTTGCGACCGGCcaaaggagaagggaaaaaaatctttcGTATCGAGTAAAATTATTaagtaatggaaaaaaaaaatcatcattgaTGATAATGTATGTCCAAAAATTATCGTTGAcgttaaaaatattttcgttggttcatttttttaaggGATACAAGCAattgttttgcggaaaatacTTAATAGCATTTATTGTAAACTATTTCATTCAATCCTCTTGTCAAGGAAAACAAGTTTTGGTAAGAAAGGATTTATTCAACATTAATCataagggataatgacacaaataatcactgaattttgactcaaatattttcatcgaactttttttataattcgggGGCttagttgaacatgttccaaaagtttagggaccatatttgacaaattaaaagttcaaggatcacgtTGCATATTGGGTTGAAGTTCAGAGATTGTATtgggcaaattaaaagttcggggaccacattacatattgagtcaaaattcaggaattatttgtgtcattatccctattCATAATAAACACAGATGACGTCACCTCCGCATCACTataaaagaaccaaaaaagaaagtatgaaaaattcataaaaccaAGAATCGCGCGGGACTTCCCACTGGTGCATCAAGAAAGCGGAGAGATACGAAAGGCAAAGCAAACatggccgccgccgcccccaaCCTTCCCTCTCTGATGGGGAAGTTTCTACTGATGACCGTAGCGCTTGGTTTTCGCATCCACATGCCGGACCTTCTTTTCTGTTTAGTTTGGGCTTTCCCCTTCGTATTGATGATCTACTCGCGTAAGGCTACACGGAAGGCGGCCGCTCGTCCACCTCTTCGCGGATCCACCTATCGTCGAGAACGTCGCTGCCGCGAGGAGCGTGATCGTCCGCACAAAGATCGTGGCGCTGCCGTTTGGACCTTTGAAGAGAACAAGCGGTTCGAGAACGCCTTGGCTATGCTCGCCACCAATGAAGCCAATCCCTACGCCTCCTTCTTTGGTTTTGCCAAGAAAGTCGCTCCTGAGTTCCCCGGGAAATTGGTCGGGCAGATCCACAGCCATCTCGCGGCGCTGGTGCGCGAGTTGGGGTTGATCGAGTCGGGTGAAATTCCTTTCCCGGAGCAATGGATGGCAGACGAGGAAGACGAACGTGCACGCGCAGGAGGAGACATTGATAAcgattcctcctcctcctcctctggtGGATCGAACGCTAGACGCCGCAGACGGATCATATGGACCGATGATGAACGCGAGTATGATGACTTATCTTC
It encodes the following:
- the LOC115736464 gene encoding transcription factor SRM1-like produces the protein MWDVLSCFLSPLLCLLMIDSSQKAMANPESADLQEPEGHCKNGCCAGIWTFQENQRFESALATLSGPMDISLLCDFVKKITPEFPGKSAEQLGRHLEALWHDVDLIESGEVTFPGQWPADEEGGRGRERKRGMAWTKEEHERFLSGLEIYGRGDWKSIARHVVVSKSPTQVASHAQKYFNRKDRAEEEKLRRSINDTHSINDTPGIGHIGAMASMSSSLPSARYADSSERLDS
- the LOC115736300 gene encoding monosaccharide-sensing protein 2-like, which codes for MSGAVLVAVAAAVGNLLQGWDNATIAGAVLYIKKEFDLESQPTIEGLIVAMSLIGATVITTFSGPVSDSIGRRPMMIISSVLYFLSSLVMLWAPNVYVLLLGRLLDGFGIGLAVTLVPVYISETAPPEIRGLLNTLPQFTGSGGMFLSYCMVFGMSLMDSPSWRLMLGVLSIPSLVYIGLALFFLPESPRWLVSKGRMVEANRVLQRLRGKEDVSGELALLVEGLGVGANTSLEEYVIGPADEEVDKHKLGMSQINGHKPPNQQSWIAKPVTGQSTLSMSRHASLINNQSIPLMDPLVPMFSSIHEKLPETGSMLFPTMGSIFGLAEHPTNQNDLSDVESQRDAADSASDHDAADFNDNLRSPLLSRQATSTDNKEGMGATGSGHSFSVRQGSIILEGGEQLGGSSTDIGGGWQLAWKWSEKGGGNGKKEGGLQRVYLHQDGPAASRLGSMLSVTGSMMPEGGDLVHASALVSRSVIGPEGLFMGQNPVEAVMNRNQETGTKGPSWYDLFEPGVKRALFVGIGIQILQQFSGINGVLYYTPQILEQAGVGVLLSNLGLSSASASLLISGLTTLLMLPCIVVAMRLMDVSGRRSLLLSTIPVLIVSLLILVLGSVINISSVVNATISTTSVIVYFCCFVMGFGPIPNILCSEIFPTRVRGICIAICALTFWTGDIIVTYTLPLMLSSIGLVGVFAIYAVVCTASWFFVFLKVPETKGMPLEVISEFFAVGAKQDAVTTD